The Lycium barbarum isolate Lr01 chromosome 9, ASM1917538v2, whole genome shotgun sequence genome has a segment encoding these proteins:
- the LOC132610780 gene encoding protein BOLA1, chloroplastic — MASRGVLSRAARMKTRLQSALEATLIEVEDVSHQHAGHAAVRETGTNETHFNVKIVSGKFDGQNLVKRHRMVYELLSDELQSGLHALSIVAKTPKEAGM, encoded by the coding sequence ATGGCTTCACGAGGTGTGCTATCGAGAGCAGCTAGGATGAAGACGAGGTTACAATCAGCACTTGAAGCAACCTTAATCGAAGTCGAAGACGTGTCTCACCAACACGCCGGTCATGCAGCCGTCAGGGAAACCGGTACAAATGAGACCCATTTCAATGTCAAGATTGTGTCAGGCAAATTTGATGGGCAGAATCTTGTAAAACGACACCGTATGGTGTATGAGCTCTTGTCTGATGAACTACAATCTGGGTTACACGCTCTTTCTATTGTCGCTAAGACACCCAAAGAAGCTGGAATGTGA